One genomic region from Granulimonas faecalis encodes:
- a CDS encoding amidohydrolase translates to MKVYEGTVLTVDARDTRARYLVEDGGRIVFVGEGLPEAYARAPREHLDGRALCPAFVDTHEHLASFATFHAGLNVMDARSNAQIQAMVADFARKSPSKLLIAFGASPYSVEEGRLLSRAELDEACPDRPIMMVKYDGHACVVNSALLTLVEKKVAGLRGYHPDTGEMNQEAFFAVSDHVTGSLSIPELVSNIQGAMDYLASKGIGMVHSVSGVGFAGDLDISLETWLARSARSGFQVRVFPQSMDVSVARRRGLPRIGGCFACALDGCFGSHDAALREPYADEEGGNGVLYYTDGQVRDFCVEANRAGLQMEMHAIGDAAFDQAAHALKAALDDTPRDDHRHGIIHACLPTEEGLAICREYGIQFPMQTSFIGWPQEPDAYLASILGRDRADRLNPLRTYWDAGIVLSAGSDAPCTDPDPVLWMQRACNHDVPGESLTVAEALRMCTYNGAWATFDEDERGSLEMGKVADMAVLSADPFALGPERLGELRVEGLILGGEPYRPQGGTWLGAVARGLVSRAKA, encoded by the coding sequence ATGAAGGTGTACGAGGGGACCGTCCTCACCGTCGACGCCCGGGACACCCGGGCTCGCTACCTGGTGGAGGACGGCGGCCGCATCGTCTTTGTGGGAGAAGGGCTGCCCGAGGCCTACGCCCGTGCCCCGCGGGAGCACCTGGACGGGCGGGCCCTCTGCCCTGCCTTCGTGGACACCCACGAGCACCTGGCCTCCTTTGCCACGTTCCACGCCGGCCTCAACGTCATGGACGCCCGCTCCAACGCCCAGATCCAGGCCATGGTGGCCGACTTCGCCCGCAAGAGCCCCTCCAAGCTCCTCATCGCCTTCGGTGCGTCGCCCTACTCGGTGGAGGAGGGCCGCCTCCTCTCCCGCGCCGAGCTCGACGAGGCCTGTCCCGACCGGCCCATCATGATGGTGAAGTACGACGGCCACGCCTGCGTGGTGAACTCGGCGCTGCTCACCCTCGTCGAGAAGAAGGTAGCCGGCCTCCGCGGCTACCATCCCGACACCGGCGAGATGAACCAGGAGGCGTTCTTTGCGGTGTCCGACCACGTCACCGGCAGCCTCTCCATCCCCGAGCTCGTCTCCAACATCCAGGGTGCCATGGACTATCTGGCGTCCAAGGGCATCGGCATGGTGCACTCGGTGTCGGGCGTGGGTTTTGCCGGCGACCTCGACATCTCGCTCGAGACCTGGCTGGCGAGGAGCGCCCGCTCCGGCTTTCAGGTGCGCGTGTTCCCGCAGTCCATGGACGTCTCCGTAGCCAGGAGGCGCGGCCTGCCACGCATCGGCGGCTGCTTCGCCTGCGCCCTGGACGGGTGCTTCGGCAGCCATGACGCCGCCCTCAGGGAGCCCTATGCCGACGAAGAGGGCGGCAACGGCGTGCTCTACTACACCGACGGGCAGGTGCGCGACTTCTGCGTGGAGGCCAACCGCGCCGGGCTGCAGATGGAGATGCACGCCATCGGCGACGCCGCGTTCGACCAGGCCGCCCACGCCCTCAAGGCCGCCCTCGACGACACGCCGCGCGACGACCACCGCCACGGCATCATCCACGCGTGCCTGCCCACCGAGGAGGGCCTGGCCATCTGCCGCGAGTACGGCATCCAGTTTCCCATGCAGACCAGCTTCATCGGCTGGCCCCAGGAGCCCGACGCCTACCTGGCCTCCATCCTCGGGCGCGACCGGGCCGACCGCCTCAACCCGCTGCGCACCTACTGGGACGCCGGCATCGTGCTCTCGGCCGGCAGCGACGCGCCCTGCACCGACCCCGACCCGGTGCTCTGGATGCAGCGCGCCTGCAACCACGACGTGCCGGGGGAGTCGCTCACCGTGGCAGAGGCCCTGCGTATGTGCACCTACAACGGCGCATGGGCCACGTTCGACGAGGACGAGCGGGGCTCGCTCGAGATGGGCAAGGTGGCCGACATGGCGGTCCTCTCGGCCGACCCCTTCGCGCTGGGCCCGGAGCGCCTGGGCGAGCTGCGTGTGGAGGGGCTGATCCTGGGAGGGGAGCCCTACCGGCCCCAGGGCGGCACCTGGCTGGGGGCCGTGGCGAGGGGGCTCGTCTCGCGCGCGAAGGCGTGA